A stretch of Vulpes lagopus strain Blue_001 chromosome 20, ASM1834538v1, whole genome shotgun sequence DNA encodes these proteins:
- the LOC121479223 gene encoding keratin-associated protein 10-8-like has translation MAASTLSVCSSDLSYGGRVCLPGSGDSCPDSSWQVDDCPESYCEPPCCAPASCLTLLCTPASCGSSPCPPACPGSCQPSCGSCSPCQEGCCVSVCCKPVCCTPVCCTPVCCKPVCCTPVCCKPICCTPVCCKPMCCETSPCSASPCCQQSSCQPSCCSSSPCQEDSCVSVCCKPVCCKPVCCKPICCTPVCCTPASPCCQPSPCRPSSCVSLLCRPKPVCCKPVCCKPVCCKPIRGPAAV, from the exons ATGGCCGCCTCCACCCTGTCCGTCTGCTCCAGCGACCTGAGCTACGGCGGCCGTGTCTGCCTGCCCGGCTCCGGTGACTCCTGCCCCGACTCCTCCTGGCAGGTGGACGACTGTCCCGAGAGCTACTGCGAGCCCCCCTGCTGCGCCCCGGCCTCCTGCCTGAccctcctctgcacccctgcGAGCTGCGggtccagcccctgcccaccagcCTGCCCCGGCTCCTGCCAGCCCTCGTGTGGcagctgctccccctgccagGAGGGctgctgtgtgtctgtctgctgcaagcccgtgtgCTGCACCCCCGtctgctgcacccctgtctgctgcaagcctgtgtgctgcacccctgtctgctgcaagcccatttgctgcacccctgtctgctgcaagcccatGTGCTGTGAGACCTCCCCTTGCTCAgcctccccctgctgccagcAGTCTAGCTGCCAGCCCTCCTGCtgcagctcctccccctgccaggaGGACAGCTGTGTGTcagtctgctgcaagcccgtctgctgcaagcccgtctgctgcaagcccatCTGCTGCACCCCCGtctgctgcacccct GCCTCCCCTTgctgccagcccagcccctgcagaCCCTCTTCCTGCGTGTCCCTCCTCTGCCGCCCC aagcccgtctgctgcaagcccgtctgctgcaagcccgtctgctgcaagccc